The sequence AACTCGGTCAGCTCCTATTTCATCACTTGCAGCTTCCACTATTTCGAGACCGAATCGACAACGGTTTTCCAGAGAACCACCATATTCATCAGTTCTGTCATTGGCTTGATCTTTGAAAAATTGTTCTATGAGATAACCATGTGCACCGTGGATCTCAACCCCATCAAAACCTGATATACGGAAGAGAAAATTGAACATCTAATCGATTCGCAAGCAaatccaattgcatttttgaTTTTACTATACTATGTGTCACACAAAAGAATCATACCAGCTTCTATAGCATTTCTTGCAGCAATCCTGAAATCATTAACAATTTTAGGAATTTCATCTGTCCTCAGTTGTCGTGGAGGGGAAAATCGATCCATATCTACACCATCAGCTCGTGGTTGTGGAGCTAATTCCCTATATGTGCTAGATATAGGAGACTGCCCATTTGGCTGAAACTCTGTAAATGACACTAAGATCAAAATAATGTAGCATGTATCCAATCCTTTACTTCGATGCTAATTGCTAACGGAGAACAGAGTTTGCCACAAGCATAAAATATTCAGCAACACAAGGCCCAAACGATGTTGCAATCAAACCTTGAAGCATACCAACATCCAGATTATTCCAAATTTGTTTTCTCTCACTTTTTTTATCCCAGACAAGAAAGGGGATCAAATACCGGATTGATGCAGGGAATTACCGGTGTTCGAAACCCTTCCCGCGTGCCAAATCTGGCAAAAGAAGACAGCACCTTTAGCATGAACTGCTTCTACAATGGGCTTCCATGTATCAGTTTGTTCCTTTGTCCATATTCCTGGTGTATTTGGATACCTTACATCGAACAAGACTTGTTTCTTAGTAACCAGAGATACAGACTTGACATGTAGCTACTGGGATGGGAGGCAGGCATATCATGGGgcagaaaattttaaatttttaataaaattatgttTATAAAATGCGCCAATGTAACCCAATGAACTTACCCTTGAGCTGTGTCAGAAACTCCAGTGGCTTCAGCCAAGAGAAAACCCCCTTTGGTAGCTCTTTGAAAATAGTACAGGATAGCATGAGGTTGAGGAACATTATTAAAAGATCTCTGCCTAGTCAATGGTGCCAAAACAATTCTGCAAAATATATATAGTTTACAAAATTAGCCTCCCGCAGAAGTTTTGAAAGAACATGCacatataaataaacaaaaactcTGCGCGAGATAAACTGCTCAAAATTTCTGACGAATAGCTCTTTGAAATCACTGCCCAAACATACATATTCCCATATTCTcacccaaaatatatatatatatatatatatattccatcAAAATCACCATAAAACTAAGAATCGTGCATATAACTGAAAATGATCTGCTAAAGATCAAATCTTGACGCGTTACACGCCACATAGAAAAAAACATTGCACACGTATTTGTCAACTCCATGAACGAACACGAACACTCGGGTGGGATTTCTTGAATAATCGATTTCTACCAGAAGAAAAGACTGTGTTAATCGATTGACAAGTGATGAATACCTGTGAGAAAGGCGAAAATTCCCCATTTTGTAAGGAGTAAGAAGTGGGATCCGCTGCATCCCTTCTTCCTCCCCCGGCTCACTTCCTGTATTTGGCCGCACTTCACCCATCTCACTTGATCCACAATAGCAAAGAGGGTCTCAATATATAgcaaaaaaaagagagagaaagAGAGTGAAAGAGGATACAAAGTAGCTCCAAAATCCATTCAAGACTTTAGTAGTGTCATCAGTTGTCAATTGTCAGCGATGAATTTTGCCGCCCCCGCTGACGTCATTGATGACTTCAAGACGTACGATTAACCGGTTCAGGGTTTGGACCATCCTTAGAAGAGCCGGTTCAGGGTTGGCCTGCCTATCCCGTGTAATCCAGGAAAAAtaataaatgtatatatttCTCTGCATTAAAACTACGACCAAATGCCAGACATAAACAGATCCATAATTTAAGGTAATAATTATGATCAAAATAGCTATCTGAAATCAGGTTTAGTACATGCTACCCGCAAGGCACTACCCTGCGGGTGATGTGTAACCCGTCAAAATTAGTGGGTCCCACGTGAGGCTCAttaattttaaccaatcatgagcCGCCACATCACCCGCAGGACTCTGTGCAAATCCATGAATGGACGGGTTTCTTCAAAAATCGATTCCTGCGTCTTGATTCTTGAACCCATGGATCCATCGTTTAAATGGTGGGTACTCATAAGTTTTTTTTGcctgatttatttttattattattaatgtaATTAATATTCCTTTCTCAATATTCTCATAAATATTTGGCCTATTCTTTAGTTTAGATTTTAATTAGCAGCGATATATGATTGAGAAATGCAAGTGATTGGTTATGATATAATAATGCGTTTGAATGTGTGATCCAGGAAAAAAACGATAAATTTATACATTTCtctacataaaaaataaaagatacgACCAAATTCCAGCCGCCAGATATTTTGATTGGTAAGCAGTTGGATAATTTAAGTGGTAGACAactctagtttttttttttttttttttttttttaagaaaggtAGACAACTGTAGTTAGTAGCAACGTTAGTCCTAGAATTTAGAATTTAGTACTAGGATTAATGATGGCCaatcaattattttatttttatgtaattcctttttttttttttttaaggaagTGAAATGTGAATTTCATGTACGTCAATAATGATAAGCAGGTTTACGTTATATCATACCACGAGCAATGATTTGACACTTATTGGTTTCATATATTTAACATGGTTCTTACATCACATCTCAAAATAATGACAATATCATTTGTCCACGTCTGGCCAATCGTAGCCCAAAAAACTTTACTAGATCGATTTTGTTTTACGTTTTTTTATGTAATATTGTAAATATGGTTtaagattaaataaaatattttctatataataataataataataataataataataataataataataataataataataataatcttacAGCTCTGGATGATAATGCAAAATGGAATAATTTCTCCCAGGAAGAATCGCCAAACAAAGATACAATCTCCAATCTATATGGGCTCGCGGTTATATCAAGGTGGCGGGCTTGATGTAGGACTTAATGGATTGGGCTTTGGATATGCTGTCTTGGACTTGAGATGATCATCATGATTTCCCCGTGGTCTAACTAAGTTGCACTTATTTGTAAAGAAaagttttataaatatttatttttagaagTTATAAACAATATTTATAAATAGTAAAATAGATCTTATGAAATGCTCTTTGGAGCTGTCCCATGCATCATGTGTCCACATACATGTTGCGGAATTTGTATCGTATATTATTGAATTTAAGTCCAGTCCACACCACTTAATCAATATATTTCATTATCATTAGTTGatatttaaatcttaaaataacTCTACTAAGTATAACTTAACTCAATTTCAAACTAAAAAAATGGTTAAACTATGAGGTTAATTGAGATCGGTTTAGTATCCTAATAAGAAAGTTAAAATTCCTCCGGAAAGGTACCCGATTAGCTAGTTCGACCCGATTCGTACTCATTCTTGGTTGGGTCGGGTGTGGTAGGGCCCGAGTTTTTCGGGTGGAAATAAGAATTTAGAAAAGTCTTCGGCATGGTGGATGGATGAGTGGTGCCTGCCTTGGCGGACATCACAATTCACGAATTCCTTTTTTTAAACCGCAGCCGACAGCGAATTAACCCACCAACGAACGAAGCTTCAGAGTAGCAGAAGAAACAAGAAAGCACGGAAAGGAGAATTTACGCAATAATGAGCACGATGATTAGTAGAAACTCGAGTGTCATCTCTCCGCAATATCTGTCGTTCCTTTTCGCTTCGTTTTCGCTTCTGCCAATTCCAGGTTAAAATCACGAACTCAGAAGTTTTGGTTGTGTAATCTTTTATACCAGTTGTTTTGATGAAAAAGACGGAAACTTTGTTATACCGGAACCAAGATTGCATGGAAAGAACTCCACAATGGTGATTTCGAGACTAGATCCGAAAGTCCTTGTGTGGGTTCTTGTTTTTATGAACTATCCGTAGCCACCGTGAATTTGTTGTGTTGGAACAGTTGATTACAGGGAGTATTTTAGAACCCGTTGAAAGGCTAAATCTTCAATCTTTCTTGATCTTGTTTAGCCAGATATTTTTGAagtttgatgtttttttttttggtagatCATTACTATGTAAAAACTGGAGTAAGATTGGTATTAACTTTCTATCCTCCTTGTTAATTTTTTTGCATAAAGTAATTGGTAGCTGAAAAGTAGTTGTAAACTTTAAGCTTTTGTTTGGTTGTTGGAGCCAATTCAACTGATTATAAGATTTCCTTTATTAGTCCAATTGATGTCGTAATGAAGCAAGATTATCGAGCTAAGCTCGTCCCAGTTGTCGTTCTCGACGAACTTGAGTTGAATTCCACATAGCTTTAGATTTCCCAAATTCTAAGCGACTAAAGCGAGTCAATATGCTATTCTGTTCAAGATTATTGAAGATCTGGTCATTTATTGTTCATGCTAAACCTCAATGAGTTGAATCCTAACTCCTGGATGACCTGAAGCAGCTTGTAGTAGCGATTACATTTAGCAATTGAAGGGTTATTAGCGGCTATTACTAGCCTATAGATGTTTTTAATGCTGATTAGATTTTAAATGGTTCTGAGTTCAAATTGGTTTCTTTGGATCAGATCAGACCCCTCTCTGTGTTGGATGTTGCATGTTCGTCATCTATAAACAAAGATACAAaatgatataaatattattttcacaGATTTGCAATGTCCCTGGTTTTCAGTACTCTTGGATAAGATTCGAGAAGTATACTAGaatacacacatacacacacaccaACACACTAAAGTTGCATCATTTTCTTAAGGCTCCGCTTGGATTGaagtatttcaaatccatggatttcaaatgcatttttgttgtttagagaagtagcaccacaaacatcaaatccactttttttatgtttatatagtaATTCATGATAGTTGTGATGGATTTCAAGTTCATCCAATAAAGTGGTGATTTAAAATCCTTTTTACTCCATCTAAGtaatgtgtaaataattaagctatgaatttgagatttttctaTGTTACATTGTtaacactaaaattataatcgaaatccATTGATTTCAAATCCTTCAATCCAAGCGCAACATAACTGAATTCGGGATAGTTGGCATCAATATCTTTGCTGTAAAACTTATTTCCTGACTATTCATCTTGAGTAGCAAGCTGACATGGGGGCTTTTGATGCACATTTCCAAgagtgatttatttaatgccaGATATGAGTATATAATTTTTTGGGAATTGTGGAAAGTATACACCAATATGTAAGCCCAATTGAAGAATTGGTTACTTCCTCTCTCACTTGTAAAAGGTTTGGGACCTCTTTATATGCAGGATTAGCTGACGTCTCGTCATCATCAAGTTCTACAAATGAAAATACAATCGAGAAAAACAAGTCGTCCAGAAGCTCCACCGGATTAATAATCTTGATCTTATGCCTCGGACTCATTGCTGTTGTCGCATTTTCTGTTTTCTTGTACAAGCTGTGGCAAAAGAAGAAGAGAGAAGAACAACATGCCCGCCTTCTCAAGCTTTTTGAGCAAGACGATGATCTTGAGGTCGAACTTGGTATTCGGGATTGAGATTTGGgtattgattgagttttatatatattgttgaaACCGGAAAAGAGTGGTGACATGTTACGTGCATCATCACACCGTAGCCTTGTTTTGTGGTTGATATTTGAAATTTGGTGAGAAGAAGCTGAGTAGGTCTTCATTTTGCGATTTTATTTAGTGATTTGTTGATTTGATCCTGTTCATAAACACATATATGTATTTGAACTTGTCATGAATAGTTCAAAGATGTATCAATAATTTGGTAGTAATACTCTAGGCTTTTTGTTATTTCTCTCCTGCAGtacagattttttttttgggccatTTCTTGGTGTTTTTTTGGGCCTAGTTTGTATAATGAGCCCAAACGTTGCTTTGCGTTAGAGATGGGTGCACGGCTTTCAAAATATGGCCTTTTGAATTCAATTTATCCACGTCTCAACTTTGCGTGCTTCTTTCCGAAAAAACAAAAATTGTGAGATTTTTTTCGACACAAATTTGTCATTTCAAGGAATTTAATTCTTAGGACAATTTCAGCactttactttaaaaaaaaaaaaaaaaaggttgacCCTGAAGGAAccccattccacatgagtcagaggcccattggctcatgcggagggTAAATCGAGGATTTCAGCACTTTACTATTAATTGCCACCCTAGCGATTAATCTTTAGATTTTTTTAAAGTATAATCTTTGATTCGAATCTTGTAAATACGGAATATTGGGGAAGTTTTTTCATAATAGGCTTCACCTTATTTTATTTCGTATTGTCTTATGCTCAAATACAGGGAATCTTAGCtaaaacaaaaggaaaagaaaacatATGCCAAGTAAATAGCGAAAGATTCCGTTTGACGAATTCAAAAGTCACATGAGGAGAATTGAATTGAGGCTAAAAACCATAAAGAGGGAGGGGGTGGGTGTTCACCTTTGGACCACATTTCAACATCTTCAACACTTTTCCTTTTCAATGGTTTTAATTTTCGAAATCAATTCTCTCCccaaaaaaaatgcaaataaaattatttcataaaaaaacataataacACAATCAAACATTGACACATCACATTTCAACATCTTCAACACTTTTGTTTTGTATTTTGGTCTTGTAATTAGTACTCAAATTAATTTAGATTATCTTCCTATAAAGTAggttatattttggtttttgtgttttttttctcttttgttTGTTCATCTCAAAATGTCGTCAGTGTGGTGGTATTGGGAATTTCTGACACTTCAtctaaaaaatgacaaaattttCAGAACACAAGTTAATTTACACAACAAAAAATCCAAGATTAGGATATACACAAGAACAAAACACAATATAAGCAAAATTAAAGGTCATTTTGATTATTATCTTTACTTATTTGCAAATATCAATTATTGCATGTATTTCAAcaactttactcgataactttGTTACAATTCTTCACATTTGAAGCATAAAATTTTGCAAGACTTGCTCGATATCATATTATCATccattattgttgttgttactTGTTATGGAAGAGAGATTGATATGTACAACAAATTTTGACTTGCATATTGTCTTGGAACCAATTTTAGAAAAGAAATTGACTTTGATATTACTGTGGAATCGAAACCACTATAAAGAATGCAACGTGACACGGTTACGCAACTCAATTAAAATGTTCTAATTATAACAACATCGAAAATCATTTTCCAGGTCCCATTGTCTTAATTTACTACcaactttatttttcttcttctgttttTCCCCCTATTGCATAAATTGGAAAATCAATTTTAGATCTTGTCggattctttattttaataaaatttatgatACAACTAGAGAtaaattaatttccataaatgaATAAGTTTAATTAATGTTCAAgtgtataattaaaattatagggaaaaaataaaaatgttttttccccccataaacttatcatttggtttaCGTACGTAATGGACCGGATTGATTACACAAATTAGGAAATTTCCGGATTGAATTAATTTTATGGATTCAAAACAAAATTTCAAAGTCTAATTTGCATGATTTACGTTCATCCAAGTCAAGAAAAAATTCCTTGCGCGTGTTCGATCTCACCAAATTTAtagttaaattaataaattacaaTTTTGATCGTGTATGTTCGTCACTTTACAATTTCGGTGTTCTATGTAGGCAAAGGTGGCCACTTGGTATTAATTAAGGCAGAAAACTTTGAATCAGGACAAAGAGGTGGCAGGCCAAGTGGACGGCAAATATATGATGGAAATTCATAATTGAATTTCCTTTTTCATTTGCACCGAGGAATTGCACTATAAATAGGTGCATCCTCTCGACATTCCAGTATCCCATTCTGAGTTTCCTTTTCAGTTTAATAACATTCAAATATTTTGAGTGtgcttttatatatatttgtgagataggttttctccagtattaagagagtgagtgtctctttggaaacacagagaaaagttgtaattctccaaatattataatggaatcttttggtcttgTCCGTGGTTTTTACCTtaataatttttgggggtttttcacgtaaatcttggtgtctatttattctttaattttcATAGTTTTTATCTCGTAATGCCGTACCTGAggccaacaagtggtatcagagtcttgacataaaatttcttaaaattctgagtatgctctgtggttgcagctgtgactgatcttccacatcagaaaaagattttttgaaattttataaggcaggattcttgtagtcaagatgtcggcaaaatacgagatagaaaagttcaatgggagcaattttttgctatggaaattgaaggtgcaagcaATTCTAACAAAGAAGCGTTGCTTGACagctattggagatagaccGGTGGACGTCACGGACGATCAAAAGTGGAACGAGATGAATCACAATGCTGTTGCCAATTTGCACTTGGCTATAACGGATGAAGTTTTGTCAAGTATCTCTGAAATAAAAAGCGCAAAAGTTATTTGGGATACTCTGACAAAACTGTACGAGGTCAAGTCACTACACAACAAAATTTTTCTAAAGAGAAAGCTTTATACTCTTCGGATGGCGGAATCCTCATCGATGACCGACCTTATCAACACATTgaatgtaacacccggtattttaatacgtaaattcgcatgcataattaggaaatttatttatttaaaattttagatttatgggttaaattattatgtgaattatttgtgcatgttttaagatttattttcaagcatttaacccataatttgagatttttatgatttttggtatttcaattattttatcgcgtagacgggaccgtggacggacgagatgacaactttctatccaatgtatttcatgagccttttaagagcccaaaaatattattttgagttttatctcctcaaaattatcagtatttaattttatataattttaggagtccatttttatccaaatttagccaaaatattgacttttaattacctttaaaattccctaaaattcatatttcgagattttaaatgAGTTATCAGATTCTTAACTTTTATTTggagttttaagttgtatattttatatttaaaacccttattaatattttaattacccTATATTCTAAATTAATCAAaaatcaccaaaaaaaaaaaaaaaccccaacCCTACGTTCAATCCttcagccgccaccccctcccttgttcttcatctcCTTCATCGTGCCAGGCCAGAAAACTTCTTAGGAGATCGATTTTAAGCTTCCAAGGTGGTTGATCATCgttccgtcgtcccggaatcgtcatctaCGCTTACTTCTCTTCAATCTTCGGTGCTAGGCATGTTTCCTTTCGATTTTTTGATGCCATATCAGTGTTTatgcatgtgtgtgtgtgattatcAGAATTATTcaagaaattttcagaaaaatcgatTGGTTTTGTTGTTATGCGCCTTGTTCTTGGATGGGTTGAATCATGCTCACATTTTTTTAGCCATGGGTGTGTCCAGCTACTGGCCAGGGGTTCCTAGGCTGTGTGAGGGTGGtttggactcgagtggctcgagtggttcgagccaaacgagcccaagaAAGGGCTGGTGCAAGATCGGCCTTGTGtgtgcgcaggttagggttcGATGGAAGGGGGTTCGACCTCTATGCGTGGGGCTGCATGGGGTCGGGGCCTTGGTCAGGTTAGGacatcgagcgaggtgctccgattttaaaattttttttttaattcttttgtttagacattgatattTGTCTactattgttgattaattgattatgagagattagaactcgggtcgtcacaacaggtggtcggccaggggcggccggagcaggccggtagctgctgctcgcggccgagaggCATAGAGGAGGGGTGATGGGTTTAGGGTTTCAgtgatgggtccgggtcgggttggtggtccgggtcaagtcagtgggtcttgggttatgttagttgggtccgggtccgggtcaagttagttgggctcgggtattttatttttaagttaattaataagtctaagtgtttaattgggctaattagtttaattaaattaatgggctatattaaattttcttagtgggcttaaataattaatttaagttagtccactaattttttatgggctttagagcccatggaaattattgggccagtctttgggcttttgggcccattgggccagaatagagtgttattgggccagaaaattttattgggcttagaaatgtgttaatgggtttaagtatgttaatgggtcagtctcagtgttaatgagccagaatttaagaaattgggcttgagtgttagggccagcagttcagtacaacccatgaaaaattgcatgtgtcctgaatatatatttaattatttttatgcatggaagttatttttaatatttatatgttagtatgaaattaaattaaatatatatgaaggacacacattttatttaagtacatgcattcatgaaataatttttatgcatgatttaatgtttaaggttgagcaaaagaaaataatttttatgttggaagttgaagtagtgtgacaatttaagggggattcgtccccatatgtgaactattgaagggcagtttactgccaatttaagaggtgattcgtcaccgccacgtacgttggtttaccacgctg comes from Henckelia pumila isolate YLH828 chromosome 4, ASM3356847v2, whole genome shotgun sequence and encodes:
- the LOC140863182 gene encoding putative 12-oxophytodienoate reductase 11 codes for the protein MGEVRPNTGSEPGEEEGMQRIPLLTPYKMGNFRLSHRIVLAPLTRQRSFNNVPQPHAILYYFQRATKGGFLLAEATGVSDTAQGYPNTPGIWTKEQTDTWKPIVEAVHAKGAVFFCQIWHAGRVSNTEFQPNGQSPISSTYRELAPQPRADGVDMDRFSPPRQLRTDEIPKIVNDFRIAARNAIEAGFDGVEIHGAHGYLIEQFFKDQANDRTDEYGGSLENRCRFGLEIVEAASDEIGADRVGIRLSPFANYMECGDSNPEVLGLYLAEALNKYGILYCHMLEPRMISAGVKSECPESLSPMRKSFKGTFIVAGGYDREDGNKAVAENRTDLVAYGRHFLANPDLPKRFELDAPLNKYKRETFYAPEPVLGYTDYPFLEETDRNHVE